The Campylobacter lari genome window below encodes:
- a CDS encoding methyltransferase domain-containing protein: MQTFIRAKDTYSANTPVQKDMVKELCKMLSENDLSDFKAVFEFGCGVGVFSKALQECIKFKHYFLNDIYPFENPCKFDEFGVFDMNELKNHHFYTKKFDLIASNACMQWLKIDELLENLANMLNKNGILLFSTFGEKNFTQIKQSTNLSLEYLTLEQIRQKLSKNFKIIKAKEELKELKFDDTLELFRHLKLSGVNALSEKFFIGKVFLKNYEKEFQNTLTYHPLFFLVRKL; this comes from the coding sequence TTGCAAACTTTCATAAGAGCAAAAGATACTTATAGCGCAAATACACCAGTGCAAAAAGACATGGTTAAAGAGCTTTGTAAAATGCTTAGTGAGAATGATTTGAGCGATTTTAAAGCGGTATTTGAGTTTGGCTGTGGAGTAGGGGTTTTTAGTAAGGCTTTGCAAGAGTGTATTAAATTTAAGCATTATTTTTTAAATGATATTTATCCTTTTGAAAATCCTTGCAAGTTTGATGAATTTGGCGTTTTTGATATGAATGAACTTAAAAATCATCATTTTTATACGAAAAAATTTGATCTTATAGCTTCAAATGCTTGTATGCAGTGGCTAAAGATAGATGAGCTTTTAGAAAATCTTGCAAATATGTTAAATAAAAATGGAATTTTGCTTTTTTCTACTTTTGGAGAAAAAAATTTCACTCAAATAAAACAAAGCACTAATTTATCACTTGAATATTTAACTTTAGAGCAAATTAGGCAAAAACTTTCTAAAAATTTTAAGATCATAAAAGCAAAAGAAGAATTAAAAGAGTTAAAATTTGATGATACTTTGGAGCTTTTTAGGCATTTGAAATTAAGCGGAGTAAATGCTTTGAGTGAAAAATTTTTCATAGGCAAGGTATTTTTAAAAAACTATGAAAAAGAATTTCAAAATACCTTGACTTATCATCCTTTATTTTTTCTAGTTAGAAAACTATAA
- a CDS encoding cytolethal distending toxin subunit A/C, which produces MQKLRFMMILSVFITFFVGCSSKEINPLGRSFGEFSDGDPLKIGKNPTPPAKQKTPTLVEGKKIPAIPLEPPLMKVNTFKGDNAVKGPLPRLTSSNGFTSNALYENIGFVSDFVTIMNPNGAALTVWALNPGNWIWGYNLFDSKSFGDARVWQLIEFPNNTVMIKNAKTLTCLNAYGNGIVHYPCDQTNFAQFWRLYPMSNGAYQIQNFATQQCIQTTVGNVMEEFYFDYYSIYLTPCLKSKEKNLDRQWSISAPAFQTRSPYAYTGE; this is translated from the coding sequence ATGCAAAAACTTAGATTTATGATGATATTAAGCGTATTTATAACTTTTTTTGTTGGATGTTCTTCTAAAGAAATCAATCCTTTAGGGCGTTCTTTTGGAGAATTTAGCGATGGAGATCCTTTGAAAATAGGTAAAAATCCAACTCCACCGGCTAAACAAAAAACACCAACTTTAGTGGAAGGTAAGAAAATCCCAGCTATACCACTTGAGCCACCTCTTATGAAAGTCAATACTTTTAAAGGAGATAATGCTGTAAAAGGACCATTACCAAGGCTTACATCAAGCAATGGATTTACTTCAAATGCTTTGTATGAAAATATAGGATTTGTAAGCGATTTTGTAACTATTATGAACCCAAATGGAGCTGCATTAACGGTTTGGGCTTTAAATCCAGGCAATTGGATATGGGGGTATAATTTATTTGATAGTAAATCTTTTGGTGATGCAAGAGTGTGGCAACTCATTGAATTTCCAAATAATACTGTGATGATTAAAAATGCAAAAACTTTAACTTGCTTAAATGCTTATGGTAATGGTATAGTACATTATCCTTGCGATCAGACAAATTTTGCACAATTTTGGAGATTATATCCTATGAGCAATGGTGCTTATCAAATTCAAAATTTTGCAACACAACAATGTATACAAACGACAGTTGGAAATGTAATGGAGGAATTTTATTTTGACTATTATAGTATTTATTTGACACCTTGTTTGAAATCAAAAGAAAAAAATTTAGATAGACAATGGAGCATTAGTGCGCCTGCTTTTCAAACAAGATCGCCTTATGCTTATACGGGAGAGTGA
- the pepT gene encoding peptidase T gives MDIVQRFINYTKINTTTSRENGAKGIMPSSPNQMELAKLLEKELQELGLKDIKRRENTITTALLPANTPNAPKIAFFAHLDTSMEQTNDTKAQITKYQGGDICLNKNLDLYLKESEFKELKNYIGDDIIHTDGTSLLGADDKAAIAAIMDMLEFFVKNPDIKHGDIYACFLPDEEQGLRGAKAFDIKEINADFGYCLDCCEIGEFIYENWNAGDCEVEFIGKSAHPMSAKGKLVNSLLLAHKFISMLPNGEAPEYTENKEGYFWVKELKGNSAKTILKIDIREFDDEKYKQRMQFLQDLNDSFKKLYGEERINIKLNDRYKNVFNSLKTTKSLPIKLALQAYENLNIKTKIIPMRGGYDGAVLSEKGLPCPNIFTGAHNFHSIYEYLPVKSLKAASKVIQEIIILAAK, from the coding sequence ATGGATATTGTACAAAGATTTATAAATTACACTAAGATTAATACCACTACAAGTAGAGAAAATGGCGCCAAAGGCATTATGCCATCAAGTCCTAATCAAATGGAGCTTGCAAAATTACTTGAAAAAGAATTACAAGAACTAGGTTTAAAAGATATCAAAAGAAGAGAAAACACCATCACCACAGCTCTTTTACCAGCAAACACTCCAAATGCTCCTAAAATAGCCTTTTTTGCGCATTTAGATACAAGTATGGAACAAACTAATGACACCAAAGCACAAATCACTAAGTATCAAGGTGGAGATATATGCTTAAATAAAAACTTAGATCTTTATTTGAAAGAAAGTGAATTTAAAGAGCTTAAAAACTACATAGGAGATGATATTATCCACACTGATGGCACAAGCTTGCTTGGAGCTGATGATAAAGCAGCCATTGCAGCTATTATGGATATGCTTGAATTTTTTGTTAAAAATCCTGATATTAAGCATGGTGATATTTATGCTTGCTTTTTACCTGATGAAGAACAGGGTTTAAGAGGTGCAAAAGCTTTTGATATAAAAGAAATTAATGCTGATTTTGGATATTGTTTAGATTGTTGCGAGATAGGAGAGTTTATTTATGAAAATTGGAATGCAGGAGATTGTGAAGTAGAATTTATAGGAAAATCTGCTCATCCTATGAGTGCTAAGGGAAAATTAGTTAATTCTTTACTTTTAGCACATAAATTTATCTCTATGCTTCCAAATGGCGAAGCACCTGAATACACAGAAAATAAAGAAGGATATTTTTGGGTTAAAGAACTCAAGGGAAATAGTGCTAAAACTATTTTAAAAATAGATATTAGAGAATTTGATGATGAAAAATACAAACAAAGAATGCAATTTTTACAAGATTTAAACGATAGTTTTAAAAAGCTATATGGAGAAGAAAGAATTAACATTAAGCTTAACGATCGTTATAAAAATGTCTTTAATAGTCTAAAAACAACCAAATCTTTGCCTATTAAACTTGCTTTACAAGCTTATGAAAATTTAAATATCAAAACTAAAATCATTCCTATGCGTGGAGGATACGATGGAGCGGTACTTTCAGAAAAAGGCCTACCTTGTCCAAATATCTTTACTGGAGCACATAATTTTCACTCTATTTATGAGTATTTACCTGTTAAATCTTTAAAAGCAGCGAGCAAAGTTATACAAGAAATCATCATCCTAGCCGCAAAATAA
- a CDS encoding cytolethal distending toxin subunit A has translation MRKICILFCFILSFLKAEVLFDDLEDFTPMFAIRSLETGISLSPFRYSSEKLEEQNWFLKEIILSDALKQKDRYAVQRPFGYVQFINPRGADVCLAVLSEKSFGVKSCKQDLQDGQMQTVFSIMPTTSSAVQIRSLTHGGVKCMSTFYEARVPIENRFGLDDCTVNPSVPIELKELFFFAPAIVEATPIY, from the coding sequence ATGAGAAAAATTTGTATTTTATTTTGCTTTATTTTAAGTTTTTTAAAAGCTGAAGTTTTATTTGATGATTTAGAAGATTTTACACCTATGTTCGCGATAAGATCTTTAGAAACAGGAATTTCACTTAGTCCTTTTAGATATAGCTCTGAAAAACTAGAAGAGCAAAATTGGTTTTTAAAAGAGATAATTCTTAGCGATGCGTTAAAACAAAAAGATAGATATGCCGTGCAACGCCCTTTTGGCTATGTGCAGTTTATAAACCCTAGAGGTGCTGATGTATGTTTAGCTGTCTTAAGTGAAAAATCTTTTGGAGTGAAATCTTGCAAGCAAGATTTACAAGATGGGCAAATGCAAACGGTTTTTTCTATCATGCCTACTACAAGTTCAGCTGTGCAAATTAGATCTTTAACTCATGGCGGGGTAAAATGCATGAGTACCTTTTATGAAGCGCGCGTACCTATAGAAAATCGTTTTGGCTTAGATGATTGCACTGTAAATCCTTCTGTGCCGATAGAGTTAAAAGAGTTATTTTTCTTTGCTCCTGCTATTGTTGAAGCAACTCCGATTTATTAA
- a CDS encoding CPBP family intramembrane glutamic endopeptidase, which produces MLALSTHLFLAISLILLSFDKVKISYIFLLFSVLLGYVFKIIDITFIVINVLVFITAILYQYKKIFILEIALFIYALALFLHFIPGVNNIKVLDQVYVSTNSAPFNLYFSIDKPLGVFILFILFPILFKNINCTKASVLKWSLLLLSPILLLCVPWYLGVIKLEISIPSWILYFLFSNLLLVALVEEAFFRGYLQQRLTQFIHPNLALLIASIAFGLVHYKSGVLMIVFAGVAGVIYGLAYKYSKSLWMSVLFHYGLNLIHLIFFTYPFYLKH; this is translated from the coding sequence ATGTTAGCTTTAAGCACTCATCTTTTTTTGGCTATTTCTTTGATATTGCTTTCATTTGATAAAGTCAAAATTTCGTATATTTTTTTACTCTTTTCAGTCTTGTTGGGATATGTATTTAAAATTATAGATATAACTTTTATAGTGATTAATGTATTAGTTTTTATAACGGCTATATTGTATCAGTATAAAAAAATTTTCATATTAGAAATAGCATTATTTATCTATGCTTTAGCTTTATTTCTTCATTTTATCCCTGGTGTAAATAACATCAAAGTTTTAGATCAAGTTTATGTAAGCACAAATAGCGCACCCTTTAATCTTTACTTTAGTATTGACAAGCCACTAGGGGTTTTTATACTTTTTATACTTTTTCCTATTTTATTTAAAAACATAAACTGCACCAAAGCTTCAGTGCTAAAATGGAGCTTATTGCTTTTATCTCCTATTCTTTTGCTGTGCGTGCCTTGGTATTTGGGTGTTATCAAACTAGAAATAAGCATACCATCATGGATTTTATATTTTTTATTTTCAAATCTTTTGTTAGTTGCTTTAGTAGAAGAAGCTTTTTTTAGAGGTTATCTCCAACAAAGACTTACACAATTTATTCACCCCAATCTTGCTTTATTAATCGCAAGCATAGCTTTTGGATTAGTGCATTATAAAAGCGGTGTTTTGATGATTGTATTTGCTGGTGTTGCAGGCGTGATTTATGGCTTAGCTTATAAATACTCAAAAAGCTTATGGATGAGCGTATTGTTTCACTATGGATTAAATTTAATCCATTTGATATTTTTTACCTATCCATTTTACTTAAAACATTAG
- a CDS encoding pimeloyl-ACP methyl esterase BioG family protein: MKTHFLHENANSSELILFFSGFCSHFSHFTHLKSDVNVLMVYDYTSFGWEFDLNKFEKITLVGFSMGVCIASKILKDMKFDKKIAINGTNLPIDDEFGIKKAIFKLTIKRFALEDFKANLLEKRMSLSDEFYFEKNEHLKAELLSLYEFCTKNLNENFTWDKAIISKDDKIFPPKHVLNFFKEKAMFIDEPHFAFFKYHTWEELCKLS; encoded by the coding sequence TTGAAAACTCATTTTTTACATGAAAATGCAAATTCATCTGAGTTGATTTTATTTTTTTCAGGGTTTTGCTCGCATTTTAGCCATTTTACGCATTTAAAAAGTGATGTAAATGTTTTAATGGTGTATGATTATACGAGTTTTGGTTGGGAATTTGATCTTAATAAATTTGAAAAAATCACTCTTGTTGGCTTTTCTATGGGAGTTTGCATAGCGAGTAAAATTTTAAAAGATATGAAATTTGATAAAAAAATAGCCATAAATGGCACAAATTTGCCTATAGATGATGAATTTGGGATTAAAAAAGCCATTTTTAAACTTACGATAAAAAGATTTGCTTTAGAGGATTTTAAAGCAAATTTGCTTGAAAAAAGAATGAGTTTAAGTGATGAATTTTACTTTGAAAAAAACGAGCATTTAAAAGCAGAACTTTTAAGTTTATATGAGTTTTGTACTAAAAACTTAAATGAAAATTTCACTTGGGATAAAGCCATAATTAGCAAAGATGATAAGATCTTTCCACCAAAACATGTTTTAAATTTTTTTAAAGAAAAGGCAATGTTTATCGATGAGCCACATTTTGCATTTTTTAAATACCACACTTGGGAAGAGCTTTGCAAACTTTCATAA
- a CDS encoding cytolethal distending toxin subunit B family protein, which produces MKKIVFLIFSFNLLFAALENYNSGTWNLQGASASTESKWNISIRQLVTGANPMDILAVQEAGVLPSTAIMTPRQVQPVGVGIPIHEYEWNLGSSSRPNSVYIYYSRVDVGANRVNMAIVSRTRADEVIVLPPPTVASRPIIGIRIGNDAFFSIHALSRGGNDAGAIISAVDMHFRNMPQVNWMILGDFNRPPGTIVNLIDPDLRSRINIVAPPSFTQTGGNTIDYAITGNSSTTSLYSPPRILAILAVAGLRTFLASDHFPVNFRRP; this is translated from the coding sequence ATGAAAAAGATAGTATTTTTGATTTTTAGTTTTAATTTATTATTTGCTGCTTTGGAAAATTATAATAGCGGTACTTGGAATTTACAAGGTGCATCAGCTTCTACTGAAAGTAAGTGGAATATTAGCATAAGACAGCTTGTAACCGGTGCCAATCCTATGGATATTTTGGCTGTTCAAGAAGCAGGAGTTTTACCAAGTACTGCTATAATGACGCCAAGACAAGTTCAACCCGTGGGAGTTGGCATTCCTATTCATGAGTATGAGTGGAATTTGGGTTCATCAAGTCGTCCAAATTCAGTTTATATATACTACTCAAGAGTTGATGTTGGGGCAAATCGCGTAAATATGGCTATTGTGAGTAGAACGCGAGCTGATGAGGTGATAGTTTTACCACCTCCAACCGTTGCTTCAAGGCCTATTATAGGAATTCGTATAGGAAATGATGCGTTTTTTAGCATACACGCTTTATCAAGAGGTGGTAATGATGCAGGGGCTATTATAAGTGCTGTGGATATGCACTTTAGGAATATGCCACAGGTTAATTGGATGATTTTAGGGGATTTTAACAGACCTCCTGGGACTATTGTAAATTTAATTGATCCGGATTTAAGATCTCGCATTAATATAGTCGCACCTCCTTCTTTTACACAAACAGGTGGCAATACAATTGATTATGCGATTACGGGAAATTCAAGCACTACATCTTTATATAGTCCGCCTAGAATTCTTGCAATCTTAGCTGTAGCAGGACTTAGGACTTTTTTAGCTTCGGATCATTTTCCTGTAAATTTTAGAAGACCTTAG
- a CDS encoding ThiF family adenylyltransferase has translation MDRYTRIKWLINEENFIKIQNTKVLVCGLGGVGGICVDALFRSGFSNLTLIDADKFETTNQNRQLHSENIGAEKAKVFERIYNAKGIVSKIDDEFLKSFNLSEFDLIIDAIDDIPAKVALANLLDLKKQIFISSTGGARKLDPTRIKTTSIFKTHGDALAKKFRYELRKSGFKGDFDVVFSDEEAHCKDLGSFMGVTASFGLALASLALRKVLDKKA, from the coding sequence ATGGATAGATACACGCGTATAAAATGGCTTATTAATGAAGAAAATTTTATCAAAATTCAAAACACTAAAGTTTTAGTTTGTGGGCTTGGTGGAGTTGGTGGAATTTGTGTTGATGCGCTTTTTAGAAGTGGCTTTAGTAATCTAACTTTAATTGATGCGGATAAATTTGAAACTACTAATCAAAACCGCCAGCTTCATAGTGAAAATATAGGCGCAGAAAAAGCTAAGGTTTTTGAGCGTATTTACAATGCTAAAGGTATAGTCAGTAAAATCGATGATGAGTTTTTGAAAAGTTTTAATTTGAGTGAATTTGATCTTATCATCGATGCGATTGATGATATACCTGCTAAGGTTGCTTTGGCTAATTTACTTGATTTGAAAAAGCAAATTTTTATCTCATCAACCGGTGGAGCTAGAAAGCTTGATCCAACGCGTATTAAAACGACAAGCATATTTAAAACACATGGCGATGCTTTAGCTAAAAAATTCCGCTATGAACTTAGAAAATCGGGCTTTAAAGGGGATTTTGATGTGGTATTTTCAGATGAAGAAGCCCATTGTAAAGATCTTGGCTCATTTATGGGTGTAACAGCTTCTTTTGGACTTGCTCTAGCTTCTTTGGCTTTAAGGAAAGTGCTTGATAAGAAAGCTTGA
- the dcuC gene encoding C4-dicarboxylate transporter DcuC gives MQTFYLLAAIFGIVAVVYLLIKKVETKTALISVGFILCLISLKPIEALSAFTHAMVQPALIKAICASMGFAFVMKVTKCDKHLVRLLTTPLKNVGFFLIPLAFMVTFFIAIAIPSAAGCSAAVGATLIPLLMASGIKPAMAAATVLCGTIGGILSPGVSHTALISEISGKNIQEIVLTQTPNALTAGVIVMISLMIMAVIFKDYQKGQVFEVANQNKTEDNIEKVNVFYALMPLVPLIVLIIGASPLNDYEFLTWTKEVGVAEAMLLGAIIALVVTMSKPDNIFKEFFNGMGKSYAEIIGIIIAASVFVAGLKACGVIDIIIEWLKNEQHYVRFGGTFIPFLMAMITGSGDAAAMAFNKAVTIHAQDLGFDQVKLGTAVAMSAVLGRYLSPILGACIIVSAIAGVSPLEIVKRTALGCVVSVIVIAFVLL, from the coding sequence ATGCAAACTTTTTATCTTTTAGCTGCGATTTTTGGTATTGTGGCTGTGGTTTATTTGCTTATTAAAAAAGTGGAAACAAAAACAGCTTTAATTAGTGTTGGTTTTATCTTGTGCTTGATTTCACTTAAGCCCATTGAAGCTTTGAGTGCTTTTACGCATGCTATGGTGCAACCTGCCTTGATTAAGGCAATTTGTGCGAGTATGGGTTTTGCTTTTGTGATGAAAGTGACTAAATGCGATAAACATTTGGTTAGATTACTTACAACACCTTTGAAAAATGTAGGATTTTTCTTAATCCCACTTGCTTTTATGGTAACTTTTTTTATTGCTATAGCTATACCTTCAGCGGCAGGATGTTCAGCTGCAGTTGGTGCGACTTTAATACCGCTTTTAATGGCTTCAGGTATAAAACCTGCCATGGCAGCAGCAACAGTGCTTTGTGGAACTATAGGAGGAATTTTAAGTCCAGGTGTTTCTCATACGGCTTTGATTTCTGAAATTTCAGGGAAAAATATACAAGAAATTGTTTTAACTCAAACTCCAAATGCATTAACAGCAGGAGTGATAGTGATGATTTCTTTGATGATTATGGCAGTGATTTTTAAAGATTATCAAAAAGGGCAAGTTTTTGAAGTGGCTAATCAAAACAAGACTGAAGATAATATTGAAAAAGTAAATGTATTTTATGCACTTATGCCTTTAGTGCCTTTAATTGTGCTAATCATAGGCGCAAGTCCTTTAAATGATTATGAGTTTTTAACATGGACAAAAGAAGTTGGAGTTGCTGAAGCTATGCTTTTAGGAGCGATTATAGCTTTAGTAGTAACTATGAGCAAGCCTGATAATATTTTTAAAGAGTTTTTCAATGGCATGGGAAAATCTTATGCAGAGATTATAGGGATTATCATAGCTGCTAGTGTTTTTGTTGCGGGTTTAAAAGCATGCGGTGTAATTGATATTATCATAGAATGGCTTAAAAATGAACAGCATTATGTGCGTTTTGGTGGAACTTTTATACCATTTTTAATGGCTATGATTACAGGTAGCGGTGATGCTGCTGCTATGGCATTTAACAAGGCTGTAACTATTCATGCTCAAGATCTTGGTTTTGATCAAGTTAAACTTGGTACTGCAGTGGCAATGTCAGCAGTGCTTGGAAGATACCTTTCGCCTATTTTAGGAGCTTGTATCATCGTTTCAGCTATAGCTGGGGTTAGTCCTTTAGAAATTGTTAAAAGAACTGCTTTGGGTTGTGTTGTTTCGGTGATTGTAATTGCTTTTGTGTTATTATAA
- a CDS encoding GNAT family N-acetyltransferase, whose amino-acid sequence MIRKLDIKDLAPCIKLFKQSVSILCKNDYTKEQIRAWININQKAWEEKFQNQLGFIYEEKGQIVSFISINLEEKTLDLCFTHTNYAHQGYGKALLEFALKNYPYSEIYTFASLSAKNFFLKAGFKIIKENIAIRDQKELKNFFMKKKIKRF is encoded by the coding sequence TTGATAAGAAAGCTTGATATAAAAGACTTAGCTCCTTGTATCAAGCTTTTTAAGCAAAGCGTATCCATTCTTTGTAAAAATGATTATACAAAAGAACAAATTCGTGCTTGGATTAATATAAACCAAAAAGCTTGGGAAGAAAAATTTCAAAATCAACTAGGTTTTATTTATGAAGAAAAAGGCCAAATTGTATCTTTTATAAGTATAAATTTAGAAGAAAAAACACTCGATCTTTGCTTTACTCATACAAACTATGCTCATCAAGGTTATGGTAAAGCTTTATTAGAATTTGCTCTTAAAAACTACCCTTATAGTGAAATTTATACTTTTGCTAGCCTTAGCGCTAAAAATTTCTTTTTAAAAGCAGGATTTAAAATCATCAAAGAAAACATTGCTATAAGAGATCAAAAAGAATTAAAAAATTTTTTCATGAAAAAGAAAATAAAACGATTTTAA
- the surE gene encoding 5'/3'-nucleotidase SurE, translated as MKEILITNDDGYESEGLKKLIKMLRKHFKAKITIVAPASEKSACSHSITLTKPLRFHKVGKRFYKLDDGTPADCIYLALHALYKKRLPDLVISGINKGANVGEDITYSGTCAGAMEAVLHGIPAIALSQFYKDNQKELDYKLALKLTKKIVKNIFEKGFPLDKKEFLNINFPSSKTAFQGLKICKAGKRIYSYKAHSNTNPRGVEYYWLAAANLDHENEKDSDIALLKQGYATITPIMLDLTAYKQMKNLKKWMKNG; from the coding sequence ATGAAAGAAATTTTAATAACAAACGATGATGGCTATGAAAGTGAAGGTTTAAAAAAGCTTATTAAAATGCTAAGAAAGCATTTTAAAGCTAAAATCACCATAGTAGCTCCTGCTAGTGAAAAATCAGCATGCTCACACTCCATAACACTAACTAAGCCTTTGAGATTTCATAAGGTTGGTAAAAGATTTTACAAGCTTGATGATGGCACGCCTGCAGATTGTATTTATCTAGCTTTACATGCTTTATATAAAAAGCGTTTGCCTGATCTTGTCATAAGTGGAATTAACAAAGGTGCTAATGTAGGCGAGGATATAACCTACTCAGGAACTTGCGCAGGTGCTATGGAAGCAGTACTTCATGGAATTCCTGCCATTGCTTTATCGCAATTTTACAAAGATAATCAAAAAGAGCTTGATTATAAACTTGCTTTAAAACTTACTAAAAAAATAGTCAAAAATATCTTTGAAAAGGGCTTTCCTTTAGATAAAAAAGAATTTTTAAATATCAACTTTCCTTCTAGCAAAACAGCCTTTCAAGGCTTAAAAATTTGCAAAGCAGGTAAAAGAATTTATAGCTATAAAGCACATTCTAATACAAACCCAAGAGGTGTAGAATACTATTGGCTAGCTGCTGCTAATCTTGATCATGAAAATGAAAAAGACTCAGACATAGCACTTTTAAAACAAGGCTATGCCACAATAACCCCTATAATGCTTGATCTAACAGCTTATAAACAAATGAAAAATCTCAAAAAATGGATGAAAAATGGATAG
- the pepE gene encoding dipeptidase PepE, whose amino-acid sequence MSKLLLFSASGYKDSAYLSHTREFIDDFLKENSMKDEEILFIPYAGVRRTYDAYEARVKEGLKKDNIKSLHHFENLKETILNAKVFLVGGGNSFMLLHKLYENDLLEVLKERIEKGVCYIGWSAGSNIAGLSIKTTNDMPIVMPKSFDSLGVFPYQINPHFIGGKIPGHNGESREERLEEFLLTNPKDIVYAIPEGSALKVQDDSLKIIGHHDVLKLSHPFNVEYLKVNQTTKI is encoded by the coding sequence ATGTCAAAACTTTTACTTTTTAGTGCTTCTGGCTATAAAGATAGTGCTTATTTAAGTCATACTAGAGAATTTATAGATGATTTTTTAAAAGAAAATTCCATGAAAGATGAAGAAATTCTTTTTATACCTTATGCGGGTGTTAGAAGGACTTATGATGCTTATGAAGCTAGAGTAAAAGAAGGCTTGAAAAAAGATAATATCAAATCATTACACCATTTTGAAAATTTAAAAGAAACGATTTTAAATGCAAAAGTTTTTTTAGTAGGTGGTGGCAATAGTTTTATGCTTTTGCATAAATTATATGAAAATGATTTGCTTGAAGTGTTAAAAGAGCGTATTGAAAAAGGGGTTTGTTATATAGGTTGGAGTGCAGGCTCAAACATAGCAGGTCTTAGCATAAAAACAACTAATGATATGCCTATTGTTATGCCAAAAAGTTTTGATAGTTTAGGGGTTTTTCCTTATCAAATCAACCCACATTTTATTGGCGGGAAAATTCCTGGACACAACGGAGAAAGTAGAGAAGAGCGTTTGGAAGAGTTTTTATTAACTAATCCAAAAGACATTGTTTATGCTATACCGGAGGGTTCTGCATTAAAAGTGCAAGATGATAGCTTAAAAATCATAGGTCATCATGATGTGTTAAAGCTAAGTCATCCTTTTAATGTGGAATATTTAAAAGTCAATCAAACAACTAAAATCTAA